One window of the Streptomyces sp. ITFR-21 genome contains the following:
- the dxs gene encoding 1-deoxy-D-xylulose-5-phosphate synthase: MAVLTRINGPRDLDRLGQAELVELAGEIRAFLVDAVSKTGGHLGPNLGVVELTIALHRVFHSPKDRVLFDTGHQAYVHKLLTGRQDFTGLKSKGGLSGYPSRAESEHDVIENSHASTVLGWADGLAKANELLGRDDHVAAVIGDGALTGGMAWEALNNIAAARDRPLVIVVNDNEWSYSPTIGGLANHLATLRTTDGYEQFLARTRELLERTPLIGRPLYETLHGAKKGLKDFITPQGMFEDLGLKYLGPIDGHDIEAVESALQRAKRFRGPVIVHCITEKGRGYRPAERDETDRFHGIGPIHPDTGLPVAAAGADWTSVFGDEMLELGRERDDIVAITAAMLHPVGLTKFAAAFPHRVYDVGIAEQHAATSAAGLATGGLHPVVAVYATFLNRAFDQVLMDVALHRCGVTFVLDRAGVTGSDGASHNGMWDMSILQVVPGLRIAAPRDAEQVRAQLREAVAVEDAPTVVRYSKGAVGPAVTALGRIGGMDLLRGPADGTEHPDVLLVSVGALAPMCLEIAGLLDAQGITSTVVDPRWVKPVDPALPELAARHRLVVTVEDNGRVGGVGAAIAQALRDAEVDVPLRDFGIPPRFLAHGSRKDVMAGIGLTAPDIARQVTGVVATIDGRFADEAEPGAAGPAVPADGAEGAGRPDSAAETARD, from the coding sequence GTGGCAGTGCTGACCCGTATCAACGGACCCCGCGACCTCGACCGACTCGGCCAGGCCGAGCTGGTGGAACTGGCCGGCGAGATCCGTGCCTTCCTCGTCGACGCGGTGTCCAAGACCGGTGGGCACCTCGGCCCCAACCTCGGTGTCGTCGAACTGACCATCGCACTGCACCGGGTGTTCCACTCCCCGAAGGACCGGGTGCTCTTCGACACCGGGCACCAGGCGTACGTGCACAAGCTGCTGACCGGCCGGCAGGACTTCACCGGACTCAAGAGCAAGGGCGGCCTGTCCGGCTACCCGTCGCGGGCGGAGTCCGAGCACGACGTGATCGAGAACAGCCACGCCTCCACCGTGCTGGGCTGGGCCGACGGCCTGGCCAAGGCCAACGAGCTGCTCGGACGGGACGACCACGTGGCCGCCGTCATCGGCGACGGCGCGCTCACCGGAGGCATGGCCTGGGAGGCGCTGAACAACATCGCCGCCGCCAGGGACCGGCCGCTGGTCATCGTCGTCAACGACAACGAGTGGTCCTACTCCCCGACCATCGGCGGCCTCGCTAACCACCTCGCCACCCTGCGCACCACCGACGGCTACGAGCAGTTCCTCGCCCGCACCCGCGAGCTGCTGGAGCGCACCCCGCTGATCGGCCGGCCGCTCTACGAGACCCTGCACGGCGCCAAGAAGGGCCTGAAGGACTTCATCACCCCGCAGGGCATGTTCGAGGACCTGGGCCTGAAGTACCTCGGACCGATCGACGGCCACGACATCGAGGCGGTCGAGTCCGCCCTGCAGCGCGCCAAGCGGTTCCGTGGCCCGGTCATCGTGCACTGCATCACCGAGAAGGGCCGCGGCTACCGGCCCGCCGAGCGCGACGAGACCGACCGCTTCCACGGCATCGGCCCGATCCACCCCGACACCGGACTGCCGGTCGCCGCCGCCGGCGCCGACTGGACCTCGGTCTTCGGTGACGAGATGCTCGAACTCGGCAGGGAACGCGACGACATCGTCGCCATCACCGCCGCCATGCTGCACCCGGTCGGCCTGACCAAGTTCGCCGCCGCCTTCCCGCACCGGGTCTACGACGTCGGCATCGCCGAACAGCACGCGGCGACCTCCGCCGCCGGCCTGGCCACCGGCGGTCTGCACCCGGTGGTGGCGGTCTACGCGACGTTCCTGAACCGGGCCTTCGACCAGGTGCTGATGGACGTGGCGCTGCACCGGTGCGGGGTCACCTTCGTCCTGGACCGGGCCGGCGTCACCGGCAGCGACGGCGCCTCGCACAACGGCATGTGGGACATGTCGATCCTCCAGGTCGTCCCCGGCCTGCGGATCGCCGCCCCGCGCGACGCCGAACAGGTACGGGCGCAGCTGCGTGAGGCCGTCGCGGTCGAGGACGCCCCGACCGTGGTCCGCTACTCCAAGGGCGCGGTCGGCCCCGCGGTCACCGCGCTCGGCCGGATCGGCGGCATGGACCTGCTCCGCGGCCCCGCCGACGGCACCGAGCACCCCGACGTGCTGCTGGTCTCGGTCGGCGCGCTCGCCCCGATGTGCCTGGAGATCGCCGGCCTGCTCGACGCCCAGGGCATCACCAGCACGGTGGTCGACCCGCGCTGGGTCAAGCCGGTCGATCCCGCGCTCCCTGAACTGGCCGCCCGGCACCGGCTGGTGGTCACCGTGGAGGACAACGGGCGGGTCGGCGGCGTCGGCGCCGCGATCGCCCAGGCGCTGCGCGACGCCGAAGTGGACGTGCCGCTGCGCGACTTCGGCATCCCGCCGCGGTTCCTCGCGCACGGCTCCCGCAAGGACGTCATGGCCGGCATCGGCCTCACCGCCCCCGACATCGCCCGCCAGGTGACCGGCGTGGTCGCCACCATCGACGGCCGGTTCGCCGACGAGGCGGAGCCCGGGGCCGCCGGACCGGCGGTGCCCGCCGACGGCGCCGAGGGCGCCGGGCGGCCGGACTCCGCGGCGGAGACCGCCCGCGACTGA
- a CDS encoding amino acid permease produces the protein MTTDTQDNPTTPHPPPRGLFRTKSVEQSIADTEEPRHGLRKTLSALDLMVYGVGVIVGTGIFVVTGSVARQFAGPAVALAFIASAVVCGLAALCYAEFASTVPVAGSAYTFGYASIGELPAWIIGWDLVLELALGAGVVAGGWSGYVAELLSHFGIDVPTRLSHRGGHFGFDILASGLVLALTGIVLAGMKLSARITGLVVAVKVTVVLVVIFAGLFFITGSNYSPFLPPSRPHPAGDSQLHAPLVQLLFGFTPSSFGVMGVFSAAAVVFFAFIGFDIVATAAEETRNPQRDMPRGILGSLVVCTVLYVSVSLVVTGMQKYTRLDPDAPLASAFKSVGAPFWSGLISFGAAVGLTSVVMILLLGQTRVFFAMSRDGLLPRAFSRVHPRFGTPYRTTVLLGVVVALIAGFFSVGQLEQMVNIGTLFAFVVVAVGVVVLRRTRPDLHRAFRAPWVPVLPVLSVCASLWLMLNLSAETWLRFAAWMLLGLAVYFGYGRSHSRLGRGAGR, from the coding sequence GTGACCACCGACACGCAGGACAACCCCACGACCCCGCATCCCCCGCCGCGGGGGCTGTTCCGCACCAAGAGCGTCGAGCAGTCCATCGCCGACACCGAGGAGCCCCGGCACGGCCTGCGCAAGACCCTGTCCGCGCTCGACCTGATGGTCTACGGCGTCGGCGTCATCGTCGGCACCGGCATCTTCGTGGTCACCGGCTCGGTCGCCAGGCAGTTCGCCGGCCCGGCCGTGGCACTGGCCTTCATCGCCTCCGCGGTCGTCTGCGGACTGGCCGCCCTGTGCTACGCCGAGTTCGCCTCCACCGTGCCGGTGGCCGGCTCCGCGTACACCTTCGGCTACGCCTCCATCGGGGAGCTGCCCGCCTGGATCATCGGCTGGGACCTGGTCCTCGAACTCGCCCTCGGCGCGGGCGTGGTGGCCGGCGGCTGGTCCGGCTACGTGGCCGAGCTGCTGTCCCACTTCGGCATCGACGTCCCCACCCGGCTCAGCCACCGGGGCGGCCACTTCGGCTTCGACATCCTCGCCTCGGGGCTCGTCCTGGCGCTCACCGGCATCGTGCTGGCCGGTATGAAGCTGTCCGCCCGGATCACCGGCCTGGTCGTCGCGGTCAAGGTCACCGTCGTACTGGTGGTGATCTTCGCCGGACTGTTCTTCATCACCGGCAGCAACTACTCGCCGTTCCTGCCGCCGTCCAGGCCCCACCCGGCCGGCGACTCCCAGCTGCACGCGCCACTGGTCCAGCTGCTGTTCGGCTTCACCCCGTCGTCCTTCGGCGTGATGGGCGTCTTCTCCGCCGCCGCGGTCGTCTTCTTCGCCTTCATCGGCTTCGACATCGTCGCCACCGCCGCGGAGGAGACCCGCAACCCCCAGCGCGACATGCCCCGCGGCATCCTCGGCTCCCTGGTGGTGTGCACCGTCTTGTATGTGTCGGTGTCGCTGGTGGTCACCGGCATGCAGAAGTACACGCGGCTGGATCCCGACGCTCCGCTGGCGTCCGCGTTCAAGTCCGTCGGCGCGCCCTTCTGGTCCGGTCTGATCAGCTTCGGCGCTGCGGTCGGCCTGACCTCGGTGGTGATGATCCTGCTGCTCGGCCAGACCCGGGTGTTCTTCGCGATGAGCCGTGACGGACTGCTGCCGCGGGCCTTCTCCCGGGTGCACCCCAGGTTCGGCACGCCCTACCGCACCACCGTCCTGCTGGGAGTGGTGGTGGCGCTGATCGCCGGCTTCTTCTCGGTGGGGCAGCTGGAGCAGATGGTGAACATCGGCACCCTGTTCGCGTTCGTCGTGGTCGCCGTCGGGGTGGTCGTGCTGCGCCGCACCCGGCCCGATCTGCACCGCGCGTTCCGGGCGCCCTGGGTGCCGGTGCTGCCCGTGCTGTCGGTGTGCGCCTCGCTGTGGCTGATGCTCAACCTGAGCGCGGAGACCTGGCTGCGGTTCGCCGCCTGGATGCTGCTCGGTCTCGCGGTCTACTTCGGCTACGGCCGCTCGCACAGCAGGCTGGGCCGCGGCGCCGGCCGCTGA